Genomic DNA from Halobaculum sp. CBA1158:
TCCGCTCCCGCTATCGGATCGGGACGTGTGTTCCGCCGGTTTCGAGGACGAACGTGGTCGTAGCCAAACCGGTATCGGCCGGAACGACCCGTCACCACGGCTTCGCCTCCTGCCGTCCGGTGATAGATTCGCCAAGTTGTATCGATCGCGTCGAAAACGATATGGGACCGCCGAGATTCGAACTCAGGTCCTACGGACCCCATCCGCAGAGGATACCACTACCCTACGGTCCCGTACCCGGTGAGAAACGAGCGTCGGGGTTAAGCCCTTCGTTTCGAACGGCTACTCCGTCGTGCGATCACACGGCGCGACGCCGACTCACGCCCCGTCGGCGTCGCGCGGGACCACCAGGTCGCCGTCGTCGCGGACGGCCATGCTCGCGACCGCCTGGCCCTCGTAGACGGCCACCCCCTCGGCGCGGCCGATGACGTAGCCGTCGCGCTCGCTCTCGACCGCCTCCAGAACCTCGCCGTGGGGAGTCACGACGTCGGCGACGACCTCTCCCGCCTCGACCGGTTCGCCGACTGCGACGCGGTGGCGGACCACCCCCGCCGTCTCGGTACGGGGGCCGACGAACCGCCGGACGGGGTACTCGACGGGCGCGTCGGGTACCCCGTCGCCCGCGGCCGCAAGGCTCGGCGGTCGGTCCGCCAGGAGGCCGAACTCGACGGCCGCGGCGACGACGCCCGCGACGCCGGCGCGACGGGCGTCGGCCTCGACGACGCTGTGGCCGCCAAGCTCCGCCGTGACCGCCGGGATCCCGGCGGTGTTGAGCACAGCGCCGGCGGTCGAGCGCTGGAGCGACTGCTCGAGGTACTCTTCGGCGGGGTATTCAGTAAGCACGGGAAGTCCCAGCGCCCCGGCAAGGCGGTCCAGATCCTCGGCGAGCGCCTCGGCCTCAGCCTCCGTTCGCTCCTCGCCGTGGAGCACGCGGTCGCGGATGGTGAACGGCATCGACCCCACCTGCGCGGTGTGGCAGTCGACGAGCAGGTCCGCGGAGTCGGTCAGCGCCTCGAACAGCCGGGTGGCGATCCGCTCTTGCGTCTCGGGCGGGCGCGACGACTCGCGCTCGGCGTCGGGGAAGTATCGGTTCGGGTCGTCGCCGCCGTAGTAGGAGGTACGTTCGTTACGGCGGAGGCCGGCCGGACTGACCACCGGCACGGCGACGACCGCGCCCGCGAGGTCGTCGCGCACGTCCGCGAACGCCGCGGCCGCGTCCTGCGCGACGGCGACGCCGGTCGCCTCGTCGCCGTGGACGCCGCCGGTGACCCACAGCGTCGGCCCCTCCTCGGCACCGTTCACCGCGATCACGGGCAGCCGTTCGTCCCCGCCGGTCGGGAGCGGCGTCGCCTCGATCCAGCCGTCGGCGCGCTCGCCGGGCTCCGCGACGGCGGAGCCGACCGCGAGTGTGACGTCCATGGCGAGGGCTGGGTGCCGGGGTGCAAAAATGCCCGATCACCGGCAGTCGACGCGGCCGCCGATCAGTATCGGTCGGCAGGAGCATGTCGGTCGTATCGGCTCAGACCAACACGCGCTCCAGGTCGACGACCTCGCCGGCGTCGGCGTCGGGGTCGCCGACGAGCCGGCCGAGACAGACGGCCGCTCCGTCGGGCGTGTAACACGCCAGGAGGTCGCCCTCGGCGGGCGCGCCGGAGCCGGTATCGCCGGCGGCGACCACGCCAGGCGCGTACACGGGCGCGCCCTCGGCGACCTCGCGGGCGGCGGAGTCCGCGATCGTCAGCGACGGGAGCCCGGTCAGCGCCTCCTCGGCCGGGCGGAGCACCTCGCGCAGGAGCGACTCGTCGGGCGCGCCGGCGTCGGTGTCCCGGCCGCCGACTGCGTCTTCCCCCTCGGCGAACGCGACGCCGTCGATCAGGTCGTGGAGGGTGTGGAGGTCGCGGTCGTCGAACGGGTCCGTCGCCGTGCGGCGGAGGTGGCCCATGTGGCCGCCGGTGCCGAGCGCGAGACCGATGTCGTGACACAGCTTCCGGACGTAGGTCCCCGACTCACAGCGAATCCGGAGTAACACCTGCCGGTCGGTCCGGTCGAGCACGTCGAGGTCGGACACCTCGCGGGTGCGCAGGCGACGCGTCACCGCCGACTTGCGCGGCGGCTTCTGGTAGAGATCGCCCTCGAACTCGGCGATCACGCGCTCCAGATCCGTCGGCGCGGGCGCGTGGAGTTCCAGCACGGCGACGTACTCCTTGGTGCCCTCGAGGAACACCTGCGCGAGCCGGGTGGCGTCGCCCGTCAGGGTCGGGAGACAGCCGGTCACCTTCGGGTCGAGCGTGCCCGCGTGGGCCGCCCGGTCGACGTCGAGGCGGTCGCGGACCCAGGCGGCGACCTGGTGGGCCGACGGACCGGCGGGCTTGTCGAGGTTGACGACGCCGAAGGCGGCCAACTCCGCGACCGTGCGCTCCTCGGGTGCCGGGCGCACGGCTCAGAAGTCGTAGTCGACGCCCTCGACGGGCGCTTTCCCCTCGTCGCTGTCGGGGTCGTAGGAGTCGACGGCCGTGGTGAGCATCCCGAGCACGCCCTCGGGCGACCAGCGGGCGGTGTTGTACACGAGGTCGTAGATGCTCAGGTCGTCGATGTGGATGTTGTAGTACTCCCGGTAGCGCTTCGCCTCGCTGCTTTCCCTGCGGCGGGTCTCCTCGACCACCCGTTCGAGCGGCTTCTCCTCGCGGTCGACGATGCGCTCACACCGCACCTCCAGCGGGGCGTCGAGCCATATTCGGAGGTCGGCGTGCTCGGCGGCGAGCCAGCCGGCGAGGCGCGACTCCAGCAGCACGTCCTCGCGTTCGATGGCGATACTGCGGAGGCGACGGTCCAGGTCGCGGTCGATCTGGTCGTCCTCCTCGGCGTGTTCGTTGAACTCGACGGGCGTCATGTCGTGTTCGGCGGCGAGCTCCCGGAAGATGTCGCCCCCGGATACGTGCTCGAGGTCGAACGCCTCCGCCAGCGCCGCGGCGGTGGTGCTCTTCCCGCTGCCCGGCGGGCCGGAGACCGTTAGCAACATATCCCAACTGCGCCCGACTGACTCAAAAAGGCGTCCATGTTCCCCCGTGTGTGTCGCGATCGCGTGGTCCGCGGGGCGACGCGATGTGATCGCCGACCGCGTCGGCGACGCGCCGACCGCTACGGCCGTTCCTCGTTCGGAGCGTCGACCTCGTCGCGCCGCTCGCGCACCGTCTCGACGGTCACGGGGTCGGCGCGTTCTCTCGCGCGCTCGACGCGCTCGCGGGCCCACGACACCGCCCTCGGGTCGTCGTTGACCGCGACGCCGGCGACGCCGGTGTCGCTGTAGACGACGACGCCGGCCTCGTCGTCGCGGTCGTCGTGTTCGCCGACCCAGAGGCCGAACTCGACGTCGACGGGGCCGCAGCGGAACTCGAAGGCCCCCTCGCGGAGGTCGGCCACGAGCCGCTCGGGGCGGCGGTCGATCAGGTGATCCAACACGGTTGGGGTGACGACCAACTCCGGCACGGCGTCGCCGGTCGTCGCCGCCGCGTCGAACGTGTCGAGGTGACCCGACAGCGCCGCGGGCGCGACGCCGGTCACCCCGTCGGCCGCACGCACCGACTCGAGCAGGCGCTCGACGACGCCGTCGGGGAGGCTGGGGTCCGGTCGGCTGACCGACGCGCCGGCCAGGAATCTGGCGTCGAGCGCGGTGTCGTCCGGGAGCGCCTCGAACAGCGGCGCTCCCCGCTCGAGGCCGTCGAGGCGTTCGCGGTACCGATCGCGCTCGGCGAGCGCTCGCGCTCCGACCGCGGTCGCGCGGACGCCCCCGTCGGCCCGCCGCGCCAGCCCGGCGTCGACCAGCTCGCGGACCCCGCGGTCGAGCGTCGTCCGCGGTACCCCGAGTTCGTCGACGAGGACCCGCTTTTCGACCGGGCCGTCACACAGCGTCGCGAGGAGTTCGCGCCGCTTGGCGAGCACGCTCGCCATCTCCGCCGCGTCGCCGGTCGTCATTCGTGGGGGGAACGGGCGGCCGGCCAATGGGTGTTCCGTTTCTCGGGAATCTCCCCGATCGGTGGGAAGTCTACTGAACGGTGAAGTAATGTGTGCAACCGCAGTACGGTGATTTGCCCTCAGAGCGTCTCCCCGACTGCTCGGCCCTCACGCGATCGCTCGACGTGTCTCGTCGGTTTCCCGCGTCGATGTCGTCGCTCCTCGACGGGTGACTGCTGTCGCTCGGCTACTCATCGCGCCTTGCTACTTTTGAGGCACTCGGCTCCGCCTCGCGCTCCGGTACTTTCCGGGCGGCGCGTCCGCAAGCTCGCCGCCGTCGGCCGAGGCGCTCGTTCGCTCCCTCCGGTCGCGTTGCTCCGCTCACGACTCACTCCGTTCGCCGTTCGCACCGAGGTCTCGCGGTGCTCGACCTCGCTACTCGCGCCTCGCTAACCCCGCGAGGTGCCCCGCCTCCTCGACGATGATCTCCTCGCTCCCGAGCCGCGCCGCGTTCTCGCTCCCGGGGAGACAGAACACCGGCACCCCGCCGGCGACGCCGGCGGTCGCGCGCGTCCCCACGACCATCGTCCCGATCTCGTCGCGACTCATCGACCGGAACAGCTCGCCGAACCCCGGCAGCTCCTTGTCGAACAGCGGCGTCACCGCCTCGACGGTCACGTCGTCGGGGGTCACGCCCGTCCCGCCGGTCGTCACCACGCAGTCCACGTCGTCGCGGTCGACGAGCCGGTCGACCGTCCCCTGGACCCCGTCGAAGTCGTCGGCGACGATCTCTCTGACGACGACCTCGTCGCCCGCGGCCGCGACGGCCGCCTCGATCGCGTCGCCCGCGGGGTCGTCGTCGTACCCGCGCGAGGACGACACCGTCACGACCGCGTACCCCAGCGCGTCGAGGTCGTGAGCGTGATGCGCGTGGTCGTCGTGCGCGTGACCGCCGTGGTCGTGGCCGCCGTCGTGGTCGTGTCCGCCGCCGTGGTCGTGCGCGTGACCGCCGTGGTCATGGCCGTCATCGTGGTCGTGGTCGTGTCCGCCGTCGTGCTCGTGGTCGCCGCCGTCGTCCATGGGCCCGCCTACCGTCCGCGGGCGCTTCAACCCCGGGCACCCGTGCGTTCGCGCACAGCCTCGGCGACGAGCCGACTCGCCACGACGAGTCCCCCGAGCGCGACGGCGACCACGCCCCCGACGAGCAGCCCGACGCCGACGACCCAGACGGCGACCGAGACCGTGCCGGACGCCAGAAACGCGAGCCCGAGGGCGAACACGAGCCCCACGGCCGCCGCGGCCGCGCCCCCGGCGACGAGTCGGTACTCGCTCGACCGGTCGGCGAGGGGGCCGACGCGGAGCCGTCCCGTGCCCGCCGGAAGCCCGTAGCCGACGACGGCGACGACGCCGGCGACGGCGGCCCCGAGCAACGCGATCGCGAAGCCGAACGCCGAGGGGAGGCCGTCGCCGGTCTCGGGCGGCGGCGGGAGGTCGAACGCGAACGCCGCGACCGCGAGGAGGCCGACGAGGCCGGCGGTGACGACTGCGATCCGGAGGGCCGCGAGGAGGGGGGACCGGTTCACGATCGGTCGTCGCCGACGGCCGATGATGGGCTTTGTGGTGCTCGAATTACGCCGGGTCGGTAGCGTCGCCGTCGGCGTCGGGGTCGCCGTCGCCTCCCGGATCGAACAGCTCCTCGATCCGACACCCGAAGAAGTCGGCGAGCGCGAACGCGAGCTCCAGCGAGGGGTCGTACCGACCCCGTTCGATGCTGTTTATCGTCTGTCTCGTGACGCCGACCGCCTCGGCGAGGTCGGCCTGGCTCAGGTCGCGTCGCTCGCGGCGGGCGCGCACGTCGTTGTTCATCGGTTCCTGCTGACCCAGCCGTACGCGACCGCGAACACGACGAACAACCCGACGTAGCCGTACAGCACCCCGGACACGAACGACGACGCGTCGTAGACTCCGAGCGCGCTCAGCGTTCGCGTGCCGGAGGCTCCGAGCACGAGGACGACCGCCGCCACGACTAACGTGATCGTGCTCGCGCGACGTTCCAACTCGGCGTCGCGCTCGTCGAACAGAGTCACGGGACTGAACGTCCAGACCGCGAGGAACCCGACGATCCCCACCCAGTAGGCCGCCTCCGCCGCGACCGGGTACGAGAGGAACCGCAGCGCGAGGTTCGCGATCACGCCGACGCCGACCGATCCGAACAGGAGCCGCCGGTATCGACGTCGCGTCGCGACGGTCGGAGTCCCGGTCCCTCCGTCCCCGGAGCTGACTCCCGTCTCCGTCATCGCTTCCCTCCCGGTAGCCCGGCCGTGATTCGGGCAGTCGCTTCCGTGCTCCGTCCGTCCGATTTCGTGGCGTGCATGATCTGTCACCGCGAGCTGTAAAGCTCGCTTTACAGTAAAGGAAGCTTTACACAAGATATTAAATCTACCGCTGCGGTCGGTCCCTGCCAGTTCGCCGCGGGGAGTAGGGTTTAGTCCCCCGCGGTGGGAGATGAGAACACGCATGAAAGCGGTTCAGTTCTCGGAGCACGGCGACCGCGACGTGATCGAGTACGACGACTTCCCGGACCCGGACCCGGATCGCGGCGAGGTGCTCGTCGACGTGAAGGCGGGGGCGCTCAACCACCTCGACATCTGGACCCGAAAGGGCCTTCCCGGGATCGACCTGGAGATGCCGCACATTCCCGGGTCCGACGCCGCCGGCGTCGTGGAGGCGGTCGGCGATGGCGTCACCCGCTTCGAGGCGGGCGACCACGTCGCCGTCTCGGCGGGCGTCTCCTGCGGGGAGTGTGAGTTCTGCCGCCACGGCGAGGAGTCCCAGTGCGTCCGCTTCTCGATTATCGGCGAGCACCAGCGCGGCGTCCACTCGGAGAAGGCGGCGGTACCCGCGGACAACCTCGTTCCCGTTCCCGACCACGTCGACTGGGAGGTCGCCGGTTCCGCCTCGCTCGTGTTCCAGACCGCCTGGCGGATGCTCCTGACCCAGGGCGAACTCGCGCCCGGCGAGAAGATCCTCGTGCACGGAGCCTCCGGGGGCGTCGGCCACGCGGCGGTGCAGATCGCCGACTTCGTCGGCGCGGAGGTGTACGCCACCGCCTCCACCGAGGAGAAACTCAGCTACGCCGAGGAGTGCGGCGCGGAGCACGTGATCAACTACGAGGCGGACGACTTCGCGGACGAGATCCGCGATCTGACGGGTCGCCGCGGCGTCGACATGGTCGTCGACCACATCGGCGCGGCGACGTGGCACGACTCCCTCAAGAGCCTCGCGAAGGGCGGGCGCGTCGTCACCTGCGGGGCGACCACCGGCGGCCGGCCCGAGACGGACATCAATCGCATCTTCTGGAACCAACTGAAGGTGATCGGCTCGACGATGGCGACGCCCGGCGAGGTCGACGACGTGCTCGAACTCGTGTGGGACGGCACCTTCGAGCCGCGGATCCGCGAGACGCTTCCCATGAGCGAGGCGGCGCGCGCCCACGAGATCATCGAGGACCGGGAAGGCTTTGGGAAGGTGGTGGTACGACCCGATAGTGAGCTCTGAGGGCAACGACGCGCACGCCGACGGCGACGCCGGTGGCGGCGCACCCGCCGACTCGTCCGACGACTCGACCCGGCGCGCCGGCGACCGCGTCGTCAACACGGGCGACGGCTACGAACGGGTCGACGGCGCGCCCGCCGAGCGCGACGAGGGCGACGGGGGCGAGACCGGATCCGCCGGCGGCGACGAGGAGGACCTCGGCCGCGCGGGCTGGGTGCTCGTGGCCGTCGTCGTGATCGCGTTCCTCGTCGTCCCCGGGATCATCTACGTGCGGCCGACCGCGCCGAGCGAACTCGGCTTCCGGTTCCTCGCGGCGATGCTCGTGTTGCCGTTCGTCCCGGCGCTGCTGCTCGGGATCACGGCCGTCTGGAGCCTCGCGGTCGGCGGCGAGTAGTCAGTCGAGATCGGGCGGTTATATTTTCGCTCGGTTCGGATCCGAATTCGACCGATGCACGACGCTCCCGTGACGGAACTCCGTGAGGAGGTCGGCGACGCGCTCCGGGCGGTGGGAACGTACGACGACGGGGGCTACGACGTCCACTACCTCCGCGACGCCGTCGCCGAGCAACTCGGCGAGGAGGGGCTCGACGCGATCCGCGAGAACGCTGTGTTCGACTCGCTCGAACGCGACTACTACGAGCGGATCTTCGCCACCGCCGGTCGCTACGAGGCGACCGTCCGGCAGTTCGAGGAGGCGTTCGTCGTCGAGGTGCCGACCGACGACGCGGGTCCCGGCGGCCTCCTGGTCAGCCTCGATCGCGAGTACGCCGGCTCGATCCGCGACGTGATCGAGGTGTGCCGCGACGCCACGGAGTGACCGCGCGACCGGGCGGGCGTCGACGGTCCCGTTCCGGCAGTCGCCGACGGTCCCGTTCCGGCAGTCGCCGACGGTCCCGTTCCGGCAGTCGCCGACGGTCCCGTTCCGGCAGTCACCGACGGCCGCTTCGCCCGTGACGTTTTGCGCCGCGCGCACGTGGGATCGATCAGAATGCGTCACACGCTCGAAGCCGCCCGTGAGGCCGAGTCGCTGCCGGCGGACGTGCCCGGAGCGGCGCGGTTCGTCGAGGCGAACGACCGGACGTTCCACGTCGTCGAGGCCGGCCCCGACGACGGCGAGTTGGTCCTCCTGTTGCACGGGTTCCCGGAGTTCTGGTACGGCTGGCGCGACCAGATCCGCCCGCTCGCGAACGAGGGGTACCGCGTCGTCGTGCCCGACCAACGCGGCTACAACCGCAGCGAGCGACCCGACCGCGTCCGCGACTACCGGATCGAGGAACTGGCGGACGACGCTACCGGGCTGATCGACGCCTACGACCGCGAGACGGCCGCGCTCGTCGGCCACGACTGGGGCGGGATCGTCGGCTGGTGGGTCGCGCTCCACGCCCCCGAACGCCTCTCGGCGTTCGTCCCGGTCAACGCCCCCCATCCCACGGCGCTCCGGCGGCGGCTCCGGAGCGATCCCTCCCAGCTGTTACGGTCGAGCTACGCCGGCTTCTTCCAACTTCCGCGGATCCCGGAAGCGCTGACCCGCGCGGGCGGCTGGCGGATCGCCACCCGGATGCTGCGCGAGTCGTCGATGCCGGGGACGTTCTCCGCGGCCGACCTCGACCGCTACCGCGAGGCGTGGGGCCGCGAGGGCGCGTTCACGGCCATGCTGAACTGGTACCGCGCGGCCGCCCGCGACCGGCCGGTCCCCGAGACGGACCGGGCGGAGGTGCCGACGCGACTGATCTGGGGCGTCCACGACCAGTTCCTCAAGCGCCCGCTGGCGCACGACTCCGTGAGCTACTGCACGGACGGCCGGCTC
This window encodes:
- a CDS encoding alpha/beta fold hydrolase, translating into MRHTLEAAREAESLPADVPGAARFVEANDRTFHVVEAGPDDGELVLLLHGFPEFWYGWRDQIRPLANEGYRVVVPDQRGYNRSERPDRVRDYRIEELADDATGLIDAYDRETAALVGHDWGGIVGWWVALHAPERLSAFVPVNAPHPTALRRRLRSDPSQLLRSSYAGFFQLPRIPEALTRAGGWRIATRMLRESSMPGTFSAADLDRYREAWGREGAFTAMLNWYRAAARDRPVPETDRAEVPTRLIWGVHDQFLKRPLAHDSVSYCTDGRLTTVQEATHWVQHEQPAKVANAILDELA
- a CDS encoding RNA-guided pseudouridylation complex pseudouridine synthase subunit Cbf5, whose product is MRPAPEERTVAELAAFGVVNLDKPAGPSAHQVAAWVRDRLDVDRAAHAGTLDPKVTGCLPTLTGDATRLAQVFLEGTKEYVAVLELHAPAPTDLERVIAEFEGDLYQKPPRKSAVTRRLRTREVSDLDVLDRTDRQVLLRIRCESGTYVRKLCHDIGLALGTGGHMGHLRRTATDPFDDRDLHTLHDLIDGVAFAEGEDAVGGRDTDAGAPDESLLREVLRPAEEALTGLPSLTIADSAAREVAEGAPVYAPGVVAAGDTGSGAPAEGDLLACYTPDGAAVCLGRLVGDPDADAGEVVDLERVLV
- a CDS encoding helix-turn-helix transcriptional regulator, translated to MNNDVRARRERRDLSQADLAEAVGVTRQTINSIERGRYDPSLELAFALADFFGCRIEELFDPGGDGDPDADGDATDPA
- a CDS encoding molybdenum cofactor synthesis domain-containing protein, with the translated sequence MDDGGDHEHDGGHDHDHDDGHDHGGHAHDHGGGHDHDGGHDHGGHAHDDHAHHAHDLDALGYAVVTVSSSRGYDDDPAGDAIEAAVAAAGDEVVVREIVADDFDGVQGTVDRLVDRDDVDCVVTTGGTGVTPDDVTVEAVTPLFDKELPGFGELFRSMSRDEIGTMVVGTRATAGVAGGVPVFCLPGSENAARLGSEEIIVEEAGHLAGLARRE
- a CDS encoding zinc-binding dehydrogenase; its protein translation is MKAVQFSEHGDRDVIEYDDFPDPDPDRGEVLVDVKAGALNHLDIWTRKGLPGIDLEMPHIPGSDAAGVVEAVGDGVTRFEAGDHVAVSAGVSCGECEFCRHGEESQCVRFSIIGEHQRGVHSEKAAVPADNLVPVPDHVDWEVAGSASLVFQTAWRMLLTQGELAPGEKILVHGASGGVGHAAVQIADFVGAEVYATASTEEKLSYAEECGAEHVINYEADDFADEIRDLTGRRGVDMVVDHIGAATWHDSLKSLAKGGRVVTCGATTGGRPETDINRIFWNQLKVIGSTMATPGEVDDVLELVWDGTFEPRIRETLPMSEAARAHEIIEDREGFGKVVVRPDSEL
- a CDS encoding DUF2178 domain-containing protein, yielding MTETGVSSGDGGTGTPTVATRRRYRRLLFGSVGVGVIANLALRFLSYPVAAEAAYWVGIVGFLAVWTFSPVTLFDERDAELERRASTITLVVAAVVLVLGASGTRTLSALGVYDASSFVSGVLYGYVGLFVVFAVAYGWVSRNR
- a CDS encoding succinylglutamate desuccinylase/aspartoacylase family protein; its protein translation is MDVTLAVGSAVAEPGERADGWIEATPLPTGGDERLPVIAVNGAEEGPTLWVTGGVHGDEATGVAVAQDAAAAFADVRDDLAGAVVAVPVVSPAGLRRNERTSYYGGDDPNRYFPDAERESSRPPETQERIATRLFEALTDSADLLVDCHTAQVGSMPFTIRDRVLHGEERTEAEAEALAEDLDRLAGALGLPVLTEYPAEEYLEQSLQRSTAGAVLNTAGIPAVTAELGGHSVVEADARRAGVAGVVAAAVEFGLLADRPPSLAAAGDGVPDAPVEYPVRRFVGPRTETAGVVRHRVAVGEPVEAGEVVADVVTPHGEVLEAVESERDGYVIGRAEGVAVYEGQAVASMAVRDDGDLVVPRDADGA
- the cmk gene encoding (d)CMP kinase, with the translated sequence MLLTVSGPPGSGKSTTAAALAEAFDLEHVSGGDIFRELAAEHDMTPVEFNEHAEEDDQIDRDLDRRLRSIAIEREDVLLESRLAGWLAAEHADLRIWLDAPLEVRCERIVDREEKPLERVVEETRRRESSEAKRYREYYNIHIDDLSIYDLVYNTARWSPEGVLGMLTTAVDSYDPDSDEGKAPVEGVDYDF